The Cellulomonas sp. S1-8 genome has a window encoding:
- a CDS encoding bifunctional folylpolyglutamate synthase/dihydrofolate synthase, with product MSAGRGGADHLKDAAAQAARQAADEVYRGILERAPEQEIDPTLDRVRAVLELLGDPQRAFRTVHLTGTNGKTSTARMVERLLREHGLRTGRFTSPHLTRVTERISIDGEPISDERFVEVWQDVAPYVHMVDQQHLEAGGQRLSFFEVFTVMAYAAFADAPVEVAVVEVGLGGRWDATNLVDAEVAVITPVALDHERYLGNTLVEIASEKAGIVKDGATLVLAQQTDDVEGVVLAAAAERGARVVREDVDIAVVDRQVAVGGQLVALRGLGGVYTDVFLPLYGEHQAHNALLALVATEALLTGGAALDGSVVEAAFGDVTSPGRLEVVRSSPTVLVDGAHNPAGAEALADAVAEAFDFTRLVGVIGVMADKDPEGILAALEPLLAEVVVTQASSSRAFDADDLAEIAIDVFGEDRVHVAARLPDAIDLAVQRAESEEERGAGVLVTGSILLVAEARILLGRP from the coding sequence ATGAGCGCCGGACGCGGTGGCGCCGACCACCTGAAGGACGCCGCGGCCCAGGCCGCGCGGCAGGCCGCCGACGAGGTGTACCGGGGGATCCTCGAGCGCGCGCCGGAGCAGGAGATCGACCCGACGCTCGACCGTGTGCGCGCGGTCCTGGAGCTGCTGGGCGACCCGCAGCGGGCATTCCGGACCGTCCACCTGACCGGGACCAACGGCAAGACGTCGACCGCCCGCATGGTCGAGCGGCTGCTGCGGGAGCACGGGCTGCGCACGGGCAGGTTCACCAGCCCGCACCTGACGCGCGTCACCGAGCGCATCAGCATCGACGGCGAGCCGATCAGCGACGAGCGCTTCGTCGAGGTGTGGCAGGACGTCGCGCCGTACGTGCACATGGTCGACCAGCAGCACCTGGAGGCCGGGGGCCAGCGGCTGTCGTTCTTCGAGGTGTTCACCGTCATGGCGTACGCGGCGTTCGCCGACGCGCCGGTCGAGGTCGCGGTCGTCGAGGTGGGTCTCGGCGGGCGCTGGGACGCGACGAACCTCGTCGACGCCGAGGTCGCCGTGATCACCCCGGTCGCGCTGGACCACGAGCGTTACCTGGGCAACACGCTCGTGGAGATCGCGTCGGAGAAGGCGGGCATCGTCAAGGACGGCGCGACCCTGGTGCTCGCGCAGCAGACGGACGACGTCGAGGGCGTCGTGCTGGCCGCGGCGGCCGAGCGCGGCGCGCGCGTCGTCCGCGAGGACGTCGACATCGCCGTGGTGGACCGTCAGGTGGCGGTCGGTGGGCAGCTCGTCGCGCTGCGGGGGCTGGGCGGCGTCTACACCGACGTCTTTCTGCCCCTGTACGGCGAGCACCAGGCCCACAACGCGCTGCTCGCCCTCGTCGCGACCGAGGCGCTGCTCACGGGTGGCGCGGCGCTCGACGGGTCGGTCGTGGAGGCGGCCTTCGGGGACGTGACGTCACCGGGGCGCCTCGAGGTCGTCCGGTCGAGCCCGACCGTCCTGGTCGACGGCGCGCACAACCCCGCGGGTGCCGAGGCGCTGGCCGACGCCGTCGCGGAGGCGTTCGACTTCACGCGCCTGGTGGGCGTCATCGGCGTCATGGCCGACAAGGACCCCGAGGGCATCCTCGCGGCGCTCGAGCCGCTGCTGGCCGAGGTGGTCGTGACGCAGGCGTCGTCGTCGCGCGCGTTCGACGCGGACGACCTGGCCGAGATCGCGATCGACGTGTTCGGCGAGGACCGGGTGCACGTCGCCGCGCGCCTGCCCGACGCCATCGACCTGGCCGTGCAGCGCGCGGAGAGCGAGGAGGAGCGTGGCGCCGGCGTGCTGGTCACGGGCTCGATCCTGCTCGTCGCGGAGGCGCGCATCCTGCTGGGTCGTCCCTGA
- the dhaK gene encoding dihydroxyacetone kinase subunit DhaK has protein sequence MKKLINDPQDVVAESVEGFGLAHADVVTVLRDPIVVVRAGGVVPGKVGLVSGGGSGHEPLHAGFVGVGMLDAAVPGAVFTSPTPDQIAPAIAAADGGAGVLTIVKNYTGDVLNFETAAELAEADGITVRQVLVVDDVAVEDSLYTVGRRGVAGTLAVEKIAGAAAERGDDLDAVAAVAQRVVDNVRTMGLALSACTVPHVGRPSFDLADDEIEIGIGIHGEPGRHRVGLESADALTEKLLTPVVDDLGLTGGDRVLLLVNGMGGTPASELYVVYRRARALLSERGVEVTRSLVGNYVTSLEMQGASVTVLRLDDELTALWDAPVHTTALRW, from the coding sequence ATGAAGAAGCTCATCAACGACCCGCAGGACGTCGTCGCCGAGTCGGTCGAGGGCTTCGGCCTCGCGCACGCCGACGTGGTCACGGTCCTCCGCGACCCGATCGTCGTCGTCCGTGCCGGCGGCGTGGTGCCGGGCAAGGTCGGGCTCGTGTCCGGCGGCGGCAGCGGCCACGAGCCGCTGCACGCCGGGTTCGTCGGCGTCGGCATGCTCGACGCGGCCGTGCCGGGCGCGGTGTTCACGTCCCCGACGCCCGACCAGATCGCGCCCGCGATCGCCGCGGCAGACGGCGGCGCGGGCGTCCTGACCATCGTGAAGAACTACACGGGCGACGTGCTGAACTTCGAGACGGCCGCCGAGCTCGCCGAGGCGGACGGCATCACCGTGCGGCAGGTGCTCGTCGTCGACGACGTGGCCGTCGAGGACTCGCTGTACACGGTGGGCCGCCGCGGCGTGGCGGGCACGCTGGCGGTCGAGAAGATCGCGGGCGCCGCCGCGGAGCGCGGGGACGACCTGGACGCCGTCGCGGCCGTCGCACAGCGGGTGGTCGACAACGTCCGCACGATGGGCCTGGCGCTGTCCGCCTGCACCGTGCCGCACGTGGGCCGGCCGAGCTTCGACCTCGCCGACGACGAGATCGAGATCGGCATCGGCATCCACGGGGAGCCCGGTCGTCACCGGGTCGGTCTGGAGAGCGCCGACGCGTTGACCGAGAAGCTGCTGACGCCCGTCGTCGACGACCTGGGGCTCACCGGCGGCGACCGGGTGCTCCTCCTCGTCAACGGGATGGGCGGGACGCCCGCCTCCGAGCTGTACGTCGTCTATCGTCGGGCACGCGCGTTGCTCTCCGAGCGCGGGGTCGAGGTGACCCGCTCGCTCGTCGGCAACTACGTGACATCGCTGGAGATGCAGGGTGCGTCGGTCACGGTCCTCCGCCTGGACGACGAGCTGACCGCCCTGTGGGACGCGCCCGTGCACACGACCGCGCTGCGGTGGTGA
- the dhaL gene encoding dihydroxyacetone kinase subunit DhaL, with protein MTLDAAWAVDWVRRSAATVVEHRDELVELDRQIGDGDHGENLARGFRAVVAKLDALDAPPASVGDVLRLAATTLMSTVGGAAGPLYGTAYLRASKSGAASELGADGVVALLEAALDGIVTRGKARVGEKTMVDAWTPAVAAAVEAADHGAPPSQVFAAAARGAQEGAASTVPMIATKGRASYLGERSAGHLDPGARSSELLLVAAAEAAAAAD; from the coding sequence ATGACGCTGGACGCGGCGTGGGCCGTCGACTGGGTGCGCCGCAGCGCGGCCACGGTCGTCGAGCACCGGGACGAGCTCGTCGAGCTGGACCGGCAGATCGGCGACGGCGACCACGGGGAGAACCTGGCGCGCGGCTTCCGGGCGGTCGTCGCCAAGCTCGACGCGCTCGACGCGCCGCCCGCCAGCGTGGGGGACGTCCTGCGGCTCGCCGCGACGACGCTCATGTCGACGGTCGGCGGCGCCGCCGGGCCGCTCTACGGCACGGCCTACCTGCGCGCGTCGAAGTCGGGCGCCGCGAGCGAGCTGGGCGCCGACGGCGTCGTCGCGCTCCTGGAGGCCGCGCTCGACGGCATCGTCACGCGCGGCAAGGCGCGCGTGGGGGAGAAGACGATGGTCGACGCGTGGACGCCCGCGGTGGCGGCCGCCGTCGAGGCCGCCGACCACGGGGCGCCGCCGTCGCAGGTGTTCGCCGCCGCGGCCCGGGGGGCGCAGGAGGGCGCGGCGTCCACCGTGCCGATGATCGCGACCAAGGGCCGGGCCAGCTACCTGGGGGAGCGGTCCGCGGGGCACCTCGACCCGGGGGCACGGTCCAGCGAGCTGCTCCTGGTCGCGGCGGCCGAGGCCGCGGCGGCCGCGGACTGA
- the dhaM gene encoding dihydroxyacetone kinase phosphoryl donor subunit DhaM, with the protein MGDQWAPVALVLVSHSRALAEGAARVAAQMAPGVCIVPAGGTDDDGLGTSFDRVDAALRLATDDRRSAVVIGDLGSAVLTAESVLELLDPDVVARVRIADAPFVEGAVAAAVTAHGKADLATVLASAQSAGGTFGPPAAALAAVAPVAPEPGVTGRADVAPPVAGDDGTVRATVVLRNPLGLHARPAALIVRMLAPYDAKVQVNGVNAASVLDLMKLGAVKDDELLVAAQGPQAAEAVARLVRDVEAGFGEV; encoded by the coding sequence GTGGGGGACCAGTGGGCGCCGGTGGCGCTCGTGCTCGTGTCGCACTCGCGTGCGCTCGCGGAGGGCGCGGCGCGGGTGGCGGCGCAGATGGCGCCCGGTGTGTGCATCGTGCCGGCGGGCGGCACCGACGACGACGGCCTGGGCACGAGCTTCGACCGCGTGGACGCGGCACTGCGGCTGGCGACGGACGACCGCCGGTCGGCGGTGGTCATCGGCGACCTCGGGTCCGCCGTGCTCACGGCCGAGTCGGTGCTGGAGCTCCTCGACCCGGACGTCGTCGCTCGGGTGCGCATCGCCGACGCCCCGTTCGTCGAGGGCGCGGTCGCGGCCGCGGTGACGGCGCACGGCAAGGCGGACCTGGCGACGGTGCTGGCGTCGGCGCAGTCGGCGGGCGGCACGTTCGGTCCGCCTGCGGCGGCACTCGCGGCGGTCGCGCCGGTGGCGCCGGAGCCCGGGGTGACCGGGCGGGCGGACGTCGCGCCGCCCGTGGCGGGGGACGACGGCACGGTGCGGGCGACCGTGGTGCTGCGCAACCCGCTCGGCCTGCACGCCCGCCCGGCGGCGCTGATCGTCCGGATGCTCGCGCCGTACGACGCCAAGGTGCAGGTCAACGGTGTGAACGCGGCGAGCGTGCTCGACCTGATGAAGCTGGGGGCGGTGAAGGACGACGAGCTCCTCGTCGCCGCGCAGGGGCCGCAGGCGGCCGAGGCCGTGGCGCGCCTCGTCAGGGACGTGGAGGCGGGCTTCGGCGAGGTGTGA
- a CDS encoding TetR/AcrR family transcriptional regulator — translation MPTVPARPVPAPPASADGLRARKKAARRTALVDASHRLVAEHGLDGVTVEMICAEVGVSPRTFFNYFTTKDDAVLGHPPWELDEAAAATFVAGGPTGVLLDDVVELVVGLLSAPPLGQERMRRTLDLATTHPRLMAHHLAWMDRQKAQVERLVRERLGDAPAHPPDTVTALLVMCAHATLLRWDHAGGVGDVREHAVAVAAELRAVVAG, via the coding sequence GTGCCCACCGTGCCCGCTCGACCCGTGCCCGCGCCACCGGCGTCGGCCGACGGGCTGCGCGCGCGCAAGAAGGCCGCCCGGCGCACGGCGCTCGTCGACGCGAGCCACCGGCTCGTCGCGGAGCACGGGCTCGACGGCGTCACGGTCGAGATGATCTGCGCCGAGGTCGGTGTGTCGCCCCGCACGTTCTTCAACTACTTCACCACCAAGGACGACGCCGTCCTGGGTCACCCGCCCTGGGAGCTCGACGAGGCCGCGGCCGCGACCTTCGTCGCCGGGGGGCCCACCGGCGTCCTGCTGGACGACGTCGTCGAGCTCGTCGTCGGTCTGCTGTCCGCACCGCCCCTCGGGCAGGAGCGCATGCGCCGCACGCTGGACCTGGCGACGACCCACCCGCGCCTGATGGCCCACCACCTCGCGTGGATGGACCGCCAGAAAGCCCAGGTCGAGCGCCTCGTGCGGGAACGACTCGGCGACGCGCCGGCGCACCCCCCGGACACCGTGACCGCGCTGCTCGTCATGTGCGCGCACGCGACGCTCCTGCGGTGGGACCACGCAGGCGGCGTGGGCGACGTGCGCGAGCACGCCGTCGCGGTCGCGGCCGAGCTGCGCGCCGTCGTCGCCGGCTGA
- a CDS encoding MDR family MFS transporter, which produces MAGTGTTAPPRADDAPVVVLTPRTVWLIFGALMASMFLSSLDQSIVGTAMPTIVGELDGVAHQGWVVTAYILAIAIVMPLYGKFGDVWGRRWPFLVAISLFTVASAGAGFAGSFGELVLWRGVQGLGGGGLMILSQAIIADIVPARERGKYMGPMGALFGVAAVIGPLLGGLFTDHADWRWCFWINIPVGIAAFVTAWFTLKLPSRRSTRRIDVAGVFLVVVATSGLVLATSWESWSGNRGYDWSDPGLLALVIGTLVAAVAFVRVELRAEDPLLPMRLFRNRTFTIATLIGLILGMGMFSALAFLPTFLQMATGAGVTESGFLLLPMMAGVMITAIGSGIAITRTGRYKVFPVVGLALTAAGLVWLTRLTGDISMWLFGTMIFVLGAGMGLVMQTIVLAVQNSVDPHEIGTATSANNFFREIGAAVGTAMFSTIFTARLTDRLADVFADVPAGTVDSSTAGLTPAIVQDLPEPLRSGVVDAFASALAPAFWYLVPLVVVGFLLALALREVRLSDVAGMVARGEAVADVPAGARAGVAAEPADGDPVLVDTLSAPAAPVAPGDAPGERPVRG; this is translated from the coding sequence ATGGCCGGCACCGGCACCACCGCGCCCCCGCGCGCCGACGACGCACCCGTCGTCGTCCTGACCCCACGCACCGTGTGGCTCATCTTCGGCGCCCTCATGGCGTCGATGTTCCTGTCCTCGCTCGACCAGTCGATCGTCGGCACCGCGATGCCGACGATCGTCGGCGAGCTCGACGGCGTCGCGCACCAGGGCTGGGTCGTCACGGCCTACATCCTGGCGATCGCGATCGTCATGCCGCTGTACGGCAAGTTCGGCGACGTGTGGGGCCGGCGCTGGCCGTTCCTCGTCGCGATCAGCCTGTTCACGGTCGCGTCGGCGGGCGCCGGGTTCGCCGGGTCCTTCGGTGAGCTCGTCCTGTGGCGCGGTGTGCAGGGCCTGGGTGGCGGCGGCCTGATGATCCTGTCGCAGGCGATCATCGCGGACATCGTCCCGGCGCGGGAGCGCGGCAAGTACATGGGTCCCATGGGTGCGCTGTTCGGCGTCGCGGCGGTCATCGGCCCGCTGCTCGGCGGCCTGTTCACCGACCACGCCGACTGGCGCTGGTGCTTCTGGATCAACATCCCCGTCGGCATCGCGGCGTTCGTCACGGCGTGGTTCACGCTCAAGCTGCCCTCGCGCCGCTCGACGCGCCGCATCGACGTGGCCGGGGTGTTCCTCGTCGTCGTCGCCACCTCCGGGCTCGTGCTCGCCACGAGCTGGGAGTCCTGGAGCGGCAACCGCGGGTACGACTGGTCCGACCCCGGCCTCCTCGCCCTGGTCATCGGCACGCTGGTCGCGGCCGTGGCCTTCGTGCGCGTCGAGCTGCGCGCGGAGGACCCGCTGCTGCCCATGCGCCTGTTCCGCAACCGCACCTTCACGATCGCGACGCTCATCGGCCTGATCCTCGGCATGGGCATGTTCTCGGCGCTCGCGTTCCTGCCGACGTTCCTGCAGATGGCGACGGGCGCGGGCGTCACGGAGTCCGGGTTCCTGCTGCTGCCCATGATGGCGGGCGTCATGATCACGGCGATCGGCTCGGGCATCGCGATCACGCGGACCGGCCGCTACAAGGTCTTCCCGGTCGTGGGTCTGGCCCTGACCGCCGCCGGCCTGGTGTGGCTCACGCGCCTGACGGGCGACATCTCCATGTGGCTGTTCGGCACGATGATCTTCGTGCTCGGCGCGGGCATGGGCCTGGTCATGCAGACGATCGTGCTCGCGGTGCAGAACTCCGTCGACCCGCACGAGATCGGGACGGCGACGAGCGCCAACAACTTCTTCCGCGAGATCGGCGCCGCCGTCGGCACGGCGATGTTCTCCACGATCTTCACCGCGCGTCTGACCGACCGGCTGGCGGACGTGTTCGCCGACGTGCCCGCCGGGACCGTGGACTCCTCGACGGCCGGGCTGACGCCCGCGATCGTGCAGGACCTGCCCGAGCCGCTGCGCTCCGGGGTCGTCGACGCGTTCGCCTCCGCGCTCGCGCCCGCGTTCTGGTACCTCGTGCCGCTCGTCGTCGTCGGCTTCCTGCTCGCCCTCGCGCTGCGGGAGGTGCGCCTGTCGGACGTCGCGGGCATGGTGGCGCGCGGCGAGGCCGTGGCCGACGTGCCCGCGGGCGCTCGTGCGGGCGTGGCGGCCGAGCCCGCGGACGGCGACCCCGTCCTCGTCGACACCCTCTCGGCACCCGCGGCACCCGTGGCGCCCGGCGACGCGCCCGGCGAGCGTCCCGTGCGCGGCTAG
- a CDS encoding DUF4233 domain-containing protein produces the protein MSAQQPAPTRPKRPAKPQFTQATLMLEAFLVGFATLVAYGLRVAPPATVWTLGGVTCVVLILLSGYVGKPGGYVAGSVAQLAVLAFGVLVPLMFVVGGVFVVLWVVALRLGGRIDRERAEWDAAHPDGPTPA, from the coding sequence ATGAGCGCGCAGCAGCCGGCCCCGACGCGGCCCAAGCGACCCGCGAAGCCGCAGTTCACGCAGGCGACGCTGATGCTCGAGGCGTTCCTCGTCGGGTTCGCGACGCTGGTCGCCTACGGGCTGCGGGTCGCACCGCCCGCCACCGTGTGGACGCTCGGCGGTGTGACGTGCGTCGTCCTGATCCTGCTCTCCGGGTACGTGGGGAAGCCGGGTGGCTACGTCGCCGGGTCCGTCGCGCAGCTCGCCGTCCTGGCGTTCGGCGTCCTCGTGCCGCTGATGTTCGTGGTCGGTGGCGTGTTCGTCGTGCTGTGGGTCGTCGCGCTGCGGCTGGGCGGCCGGATCGACCGGGAGCGCGCGGAGTGGGACGCGGCGCACCCCGACGGGCCCACGCCTGCCTGA
- the ndk gene encoding nucleoside-diphosphate kinase, with protein sequence MTDAPAPQRTLVLVKPDGVRRGHVGEVLRRIEAKGYTLVAVELRHADEALLTEHYAEHAGKPFVGALVDFMRSGPVLAAVVEGHRVIEGFRSLAGVTDPTVAAPGTIRGDLARDWGKKLIENIVHGSDGEESAAREIALWFPAL encoded by the coding sequence ATGACCGACGCACCCGCCCCGCAGCGCACCCTCGTCCTCGTCAAGCCCGACGGGGTGCGGCGCGGGCACGTCGGTGAGGTGCTGCGCCGCATCGAGGCCAAGGGCTACACGCTCGTGGCCGTGGAGCTGCGCCACGCCGACGAGGCCCTGCTGACCGAGCACTACGCCGAGCACGCGGGCAAGCCGTTCGTCGGTGCCCTCGTCGACTTCATGCGCTCCGGACCGGTGCTGGCCGCCGTGGTCGAGGGGCACCGCGTCATCGAGGGCTTCCGCTCGCTCGCCGGCGTGACCGACCCGACGGTCGCGGCGCCCGGCACGATCCGCGGCGACCTCGCGCGCGACTGGGGCAAGAAGCTGATCGAGAACATCGTGCACGGCTCGGACGGCGAGGAGTCGGCCGCGCGCGAGATCGCGCTCTGGTTCCCGGCGCTCTGA
- the smc gene encoding chromosome segregation protein SMC, giving the protein MHLKTLTLRGFKSFASATTLSFEPGITCVVGPNGSGKSNVVDALAWVMGEQGAKSLRGGKMEDVIFAGTSGRPPLGRAEVSLTIDNADGALPIEYSEVTISRTLFRSGGSEYAINGQGCRLLDIQDLLSDTGMGREMHVIVGQGQLDAVLRATPEERRGFIEEAAGVLKHRKRKEKALRKLDAMQGNLTRLGDLTAEIRRQLGPLGRQADVARRAAVVQSDLRDARARLLADDLAQLRARLEQEIADESAVRERRDQVEAEVTGARARLAALEREAAEAAPAVSEAGEVWYRLSSLRERVRGTASLAADRARLLGAASTERTGGQDPDDLDAQAERVRAAEAELAAEVELARAAVAAAATTRQEAEAQAVAAERALADLQRSAADRREGVARLAGQVAARRSRVEATEAEIGRLRASVAAAEERARDATTQFTALESQVAGVEEGEEGLDAEHEAAAEALDAATARVATLEDELRTAERDRDQQTSRAETLEMSLSRKDGAGALLAADGLPGVVGSVAALLSVDPRDEEAVVAALGAVADAVAVDSVDAAVDAIRHLRTEDAGRATLMVAADGSVPGPELPAGVDRAVDLVQAPAAVRDAVHALLADVVVVDDLAAARPLVAAYPHLVVATRTGDVLSRFRASGGSASAPSALHLQAALDTARAAAAAATSATERLRFELAAARTARTAAQADVDATLDRLNESDAALAAVAEQLGHLGSTSRAARAEAERAQRSLEAAGTTLAEDHATLAALTERLAAAQDTPEDTEAAVADATAVRDATAAAATASRGRETEARLTLRTGEERARALAGRAESSSAPRRPSGRRARRRRGACRSARGWPRSRARCTPVPRTPRACSTAPCAGRRRSATPRRRRAPSGTPP; this is encoded by the coding sequence GTGCACCTCAAGACCCTGACCCTGCGGGGCTTCAAGTCGTTCGCCTCGGCGACGACGCTGAGCTTCGAGCCGGGGATCACCTGCGTCGTCGGGCCCAACGGGTCCGGCAAGTCGAACGTCGTCGACGCGCTCGCGTGGGTCATGGGCGAGCAGGGCGCCAAGTCCCTGCGCGGCGGCAAGATGGAGGACGTCATCTTCGCCGGCACGTCCGGCCGTCCGCCGCTGGGCCGCGCCGAGGTGTCGCTGACGATCGACAACGCCGACGGTGCGCTGCCGATCGAGTACTCCGAGGTCACGATCTCGCGCACGCTGTTCCGCAGCGGCGGCTCCGAGTACGCCATCAACGGCCAGGGCTGCCGGCTGCTGGACATCCAGGACCTGCTCTCGGACACCGGCATGGGCCGCGAGATGCACGTGATCGTCGGACAGGGCCAGCTCGACGCCGTGCTGCGCGCGACGCCGGAGGAGCGGCGCGGCTTCATCGAGGAGGCGGCGGGCGTCCTCAAGCACCGCAAGCGCAAGGAGAAGGCGCTGCGCAAGCTCGACGCGATGCAGGGCAACCTGACGCGCCTGGGCGACCTCACCGCGGAGATCCGCCGCCAGCTCGGCCCCCTGGGTCGGCAGGCCGACGTGGCCCGCCGGGCCGCGGTCGTGCAGTCGGACCTGCGCGACGCCCGAGCCCGGCTGCTCGCCGACGACCTCGCCCAGCTGCGCGCCCGCCTCGAGCAGGAGATCGCCGACGAGTCCGCGGTGCGCGAGCGGCGCGACCAGGTCGAGGCCGAGGTCACCGGTGCCCGTGCGCGGCTCGCGGCGCTCGAGCGCGAGGCGGCCGAGGCGGCGCCCGCCGTGAGCGAGGCCGGCGAGGTCTGGTACCGGCTGTCGTCGCTGCGCGAGCGCGTCCGCGGCACCGCGTCGCTGGCCGCCGACCGCGCCCGGCTGCTCGGTGCCGCGTCGACCGAGCGCACCGGCGGGCAGGACCCCGACGACCTCGACGCCCAGGCGGAGCGGGTGCGGGCAGCGGAGGCCGAGCTCGCGGCCGAGGTCGAGCTCGCGCGCGCCGCCGTCGCGGCCGCCGCGACGACCCGGCAGGAGGCCGAGGCACAGGCGGTGGCGGCCGAGCGCGCGCTGGCGGACCTGCAGCGCAGCGCCGCCGACCGCCGCGAGGGTGTCGCCCGCCTCGCCGGGCAGGTCGCCGCCCGCCGCAGCCGGGTGGAGGCCACCGAGGCCGAGATCGGACGCCTGCGCGCGAGCGTCGCCGCCGCGGAGGAGCGCGCCCGCGACGCGACGACGCAGTTCACCGCGCTGGAGTCGCAGGTCGCGGGCGTCGAGGAGGGCGAGGAAGGGCTCGACGCCGAGCACGAGGCCGCCGCCGAGGCTCTGGACGCCGCGACCGCCCGGGTCGCGACCCTCGAGGACGAGCTGCGCACCGCCGAGCGCGACCGCGACCAGCAGACGTCCCGGGCCGAGACCCTGGAGATGTCCCTGAGCCGCAAGGACGGGGCGGGGGCGCTGCTCGCCGCCGACGGCCTGCCGGGCGTCGTCGGGTCGGTCGCGGCGCTGCTCAGCGTCGACCCGCGCGACGAGGAGGCGGTCGTCGCGGCGCTCGGAGCGGTCGCCGACGCCGTCGCCGTGGACTCCGTGGACGCCGCGGTCGACGCGATCCGGCACCTGCGCACCGAGGACGCGGGCCGCGCGACCCTCATGGTCGCCGCCGACGGGTCCGTGCCCGGTCCCGAGCTCCCCGCGGGCGTGGACCGCGCGGTCGACCTGGTGCAGGCTCCCGCCGCCGTGCGGGACGCCGTGCACGCGCTGCTCGCCGACGTCGTGGTCGTGGACGACCTGGCGGCGGCGCGTCCCCTGGTGGCCGCCTACCCCCACCTCGTCGTCGCGACGCGCACGGGCGACGTGCTGTCCCGCTTCCGTGCGTCGGGCGGCTCGGCGTCGGCACCCAGCGCGCTGCACCTGCAGGCGGCGCTGGACACCGCGCGCGCCGCGGCCGCCGCGGCGACGTCCGCGACCGAGCGCCTGCGGTTCGAGCTCGCCGCCGCCCGCACCGCCCGCACGGCGGCGCAGGCGGACGTCGACGCGACGCTCGACCGCCTCAACGAGTCCGACGCGGCGCTCGCCGCCGTCGCCGAGCAGCTCGGGCACCTGGGGTCGACGTCGCGCGCCGCACGCGCCGAGGCCGAGCGTGCGCAACGGTCCCTGGAGGCCGCGGGGACGACGCTCGCCGAGGACCACGCGACGCTCGCCGCGCTCACGGAGCGGCTCGCGGCGGCGCAGGACACCCCCGAGGACACCGAGGCGGCCGTCGCGGACGCCACCGCCGTCCGCGACGCGACCGCGGCGGCCGCGACGGCGTCCCGCGGACGCGAGACGGAGGCGCGGCTGACCCTGCGCACCGGCGAGGAGCGCGCGCGGGCGCTCGCCGGTCGCGCCGAGTCCTCGAGCGCGCCGCGGCGGCCGAGCGGGCGGCGCGCGAGAAGGCGGCGCGGCGCGTGCAGGAGCGCGCGCGGCTGGCCGCGGTCGCGCGCGCGGTGCACACCGGTGCCGCGCACACCGAGGGCCTGCTCGACCGCGCCCTGCGCGGGGCGTCGGAGGAGCGCGACGCCGCGGAGGCGGCGCGCGCCGAGCGGGACTCCGCCCTGA
- a CDS encoding AAA family ATPase, with product MPVVPAPGTEPDPGAPTAVPYVRAEQEKRLRAAERGLALLGKVNPLALEEFAALEERHQFLVEQLADLKRSRSDLLEIVKDIDQRVEQVFTEAYRDTAAAFDVVFPRLFPGGEGRLVLTDPDDMLTTGIEVEARPAGKKVKRLSLLSGGERSLTAVALLVAIFKARPSPFYVMDEVEAALDDANLGRLLGIFRELQEDSQLIVVTHQKRTMEIADALYGVTMRGDGVTTVISQRMNEDVPA from the coding sequence GTGCCCGTCGTGCCCGCGCCCGGCACCGAGCCCGACCCCGGCGCGCCGACCGCCGTGCCGTACGTGCGTGCCGAGCAGGAGAAGCGCCTGCGGGCGGCCGAGCGAGGGCTCGCGCTGCTCGGCAAGGTCAACCCGCTGGCGCTCGAGGAGTTCGCGGCGCTCGAGGAGCGCCACCAGTTCCTCGTCGAGCAGCTCGCGGACCTCAAGCGCTCCCGCTCCGACCTCCTGGAGATCGTCAAGGACATCGACCAGCGGGTGGAGCAGGTCTTCACCGAGGCCTACCGCGACACCGCCGCGGCGTTCGACGTGGTGTTCCCGCGGCTGTTCCCGGGCGGCGAGGGGCGCCTGGTGCTCACCGACCCCGACGACATGCTGACGACCGGCATCGAGGTCGAGGCGCGCCCGGCCGGCAAGAAGGTCAAGCGCCTGTCGCTGCTCTCGGGCGGCGAGCGCTCGCTGACGGCCGTCGCGCTGCTCGTGGCGATCTTCAAGGCCCGCCCGAGCCCCTTCTACGTGATGGACGAGGTGGAGGCCGCGCTCGACGACGCGAACCTGGGGCGCCTGCTCGGCATCTTCCGCGAGCTGCAGGAGGACTCCCAGCTGATCGTCGTCACGCACCAGAAGCGCACGATGGAGATCGCCGACGCCCTGTACGGCGTGACGATGCGCGGGGACGGTGTGACGACCGTCATCAGCCAGCGCATGAACGAGGACGTGCCCGCCTGA